The nucleotide window GATAGCCGCGCGTTTTGAAGTCGCCGAAAATTTTGCCCTTCGTGGTGCAATAAGTAACGGCTTTCGTGCACCATCGCTGCATCAAGCCTGGTTCAACAACGTAAGTACGCAATTCCTGATCGATCCGGTTAGCGGCGAAATAGTGCCAAACCAGGTGTTGACCGCTAACAATAAAAGTTCAGTGACCAAAGCATTTGGCATTGCTGCACTTAAAGAAGAAACCTCGGTCAACTTCAGCGGAGGATTTACCGCCAGACCCCATCCCAAGTTTTCAATCACAGCCGATGCTTATTTCATTACGATTGACGACAGAATTGTGCTAACAAGTAGATTTACCGACGGCAACCCAGCATTTGCTTCAATTTTGGAGCCATTTAAGGATGCAGGTGTGAGTCAGGCACAGTTCTTCTCCAATGCTGTTGACACAGAAACGAAGGGTCTGGACATCGTCGCAGCGTTCTTCACCACAATGGGAGAAGGCAAATTGGACGTCAATCTGGCAGCCAATTTCACCGACACCGAAGTTACAGCTATTAACGTGCCGAGTGGATTGGCGGATTTGGCTGGTACCGGCGAGGACGTAACGAGTACGTTATTCAATCGTGAAGAACGGAACCGGCTCGAAGATGCCCTGCCAAGAACCAAGGGAAGCCTCGGAGCCAGGTATTCACAAGGTCGATTTAGCATTGGAACGCGTGCTTCATACTTTGGTAGTGTTGAATACAAGCCAACGAATTCTGATAACGATGAAACATTTGACGCCAAAGTGCTCTTTGATGTTGACCTTTCTTTGGAACTGATTAGCGGCGCAACATTCACCATCGGCGCCAATAATGTTTTCGATACTTTCCCGGATGAGCATGAGAAGGGGCGTACAGTGGGTGATAATCGAAGCAACGAAAGATTCATCTATAGCAGAAGAGTCACGCAGTTTGGCATGAACGGTGGTTTTTACTACGGGAAAATTTCTCTCAATCTGTAGACTACACCACTTTTAACAAAAAAGAAAGCCCCTACCCAAAAGAATTCGGGTAGGGGCTTTTTGTTTGTGAAGTTTGGAAAAATAAAATCTTGTGAGGATACTAGGCGGAGTAAAAACCGGACAAGGTCTCTCGAATCTTTTCAATCTCTTCCAAAACCTCCGGGTTTGCCAGGGCGGTGCGGTTCTTCACGTCTTTACCGGCTAACACTGCTTTGACACTTAGCTCAACAGTCTTGCCGCTTCTAGTGACCGGCACGCCTGAAATTTGAAAAATATGCTTCGGGACATGTCTTGGTGACTCTTCTTTCCGAATAACTTGCCGAATTTTTTTCTCTAATTCATCATTAAGAGTTTTACCGGTCTGCAGAACCACAAACAAGGTTACAACTTCATCAACCTCGCCGGACGGTGTCCAGCCAACCACAACAGCGCCGCTGATTTGTGAAAAATGATCGAGCGCAGAGTAAATCTCGGCGCTGCCGATTCGTACACCCCCCGGGTTTAAAGTAGCATCGCTGCGCCCATGAACGATGACGCCGCCGTTTTGGGTGAATTCGACATAATCGCCGTGGCGCCAGAGTCCAGGGTAGACATCGAAATAGGCACTTTTATATTTAGCGCCATCGGGATCGTTCAAAAAATAAATCGGCATTGAGGGCATCGATTGGCGGCAGACCAGCTCCCCCGGCTGGCCAAAAACAGATTCGCCATTTTCGTTTAAAGCAGCCAGGTCTACTCCCAAACCTTTGCACTGAATCTCGCCCGGGAAAACCGGCAAATTTGGATTTCCTAAAATAAAACAAGAGACAATATCCGTGCCTCCTGAAATTCCAGCCAAATGAACATCTTGTTTTACCCTGTCATAAATCCAGCGAAATCCATTTTTGGAGAGGGGCGAACCCGTGTACAGAATTGTGGAAAGCGCTGGCAACTCGCCAAGCTGACGCGGCTGAATTTTGGGCCGACTCTTCATACAGCTTTCAATAAAACGGCCGCTTGTTCCGAAGTGGGAGATTTTTTTTTCATTTACAAACTGCCAGATAGCAGTTAAATCGGGGTATCCCGGGTTGCCGTCATAAAGACAGATCTTGGTACCCAGTGATAAAGCTGAAAGCTGCCAGTTCCACATCATCCAGCCGCAAGTCGTGAAAAAGAGTAAACTGTCCTTAACCGTAAGATTAGAATGAAGCTGTAATTCTTTACGATGTTGGATGAGAGTTCCTCCAGCGCCGTGAACAATGCATTTTGGAGCACCGGTTGTTCCTGATGAAAATAAAATATAGAGCGGGTGATCGAAGGGGAGCTGGGCAAATTCTAATTCCGGATCATCTTCCGCACCAAGAAACTCTTGCCACGACTTATCTCCAAGTAAGTTTGCCTCTCCAACCGGGTAAGGAATCGAAACAATGGTTTGGATAGAGGGGATTTTAGCTTTCAGTTGCTTAACGACATTGTCTGTCCGAAAGATTTTGCCGCTGTATTGATAATGGGTAGTTGTAAAAATTAATTTTGGTTTGACTTGTTGAAAGCGATCGCAAATTGCATTTAAGCCGAAATCCGGTGAAGCGCTGCTCCAGACGGCGCCGATACTTGCACATGCCAGGCAAGCCACGATTGCCTCAGGGACATTTGCAATGTAGCCGGCTACTTTGTCTCCTGTGCTGATGCCGGCTTCTTTGAGACCTCTTGCACATCGGGCAACTAATTTTCTCAGCTCGTCAAAAGTGATTTCATCGCGAAAGGAGTCATTTTCGACGCAATAAAGTATCGCTGTTCCTTTAAAGTTTCGGGCGAAAATATTTTCAGAAAAATTCAAGCGCATGCCGGAAAACCACTTTGCTCCCGGCATTTTGTGTGTATCCAGCACATGTGTGTGATCTTGACTGACTTTGATGTCGGTAAATTCAGCAAACGATTCCCAGAAATCCTCTAGATTGTCAATGCTCCATTGATGAAGTAAATCATAACTTGGGAAGGTTGTTCCCGTTTTGTTACTTAACCAATCCGTGAACGTGGTCATGTTTGTGGACTTAATAAAATCTAATGAAGGTTTCCAGAGAATTTTGGACATTTAAAAAGTCCTTTCTGTTTAAGATCCTTGAATAAAGGTTGGAAAAAGATTTTACAAAAGGGGTGTTTTAATGTCAAGAAAATACCAATTGATAACGAGAAGAATTGTCGGTGTCTAACTGGAGATTTGTTCAGGAGGGTAGGAGGTTTATAAAGGAGGGATTCGAGGATAAGACCCTTTTTTGAGCCTTATCCCCAAATCACTAATGAAGCCTAAGTATTTAGTTTCTTTGAAATGTATCTTGCAAATCTAAAGATGCAATAGAACGATTCAGCACAGTAAAACTCTTTGTCGCTTCGACAATTTGACCGGTTGCTTCATCAAGAATTCGAATAGTTAGATCGTATTCTCCACCCAGGAATTGGTCGACATTAAGCCTAACGCTGTGAGCCGCGGTCGTGCCGGGTATCTTATGGACTCGCTGAAATTTCTTAATCTTCTCGGTCTCTTTGTTGAAAATCGAAAAGTAAGCTGTATAATTATAATTCAATTTTTCTGGTTGATATGTGAGGTTGTAAATTTCAAAATATAAGTGAATGTCAGCCGAGCCATTTGCAAAGATGGGAACAGCACATGGTTCGACATAGCGTTTGTTTTTTACAAATGACCGGTCATCACTACAAAGTTCAATTTTTTGGCTGAATTGAATGTCACTCAGGTGGAGTTTGTTTTCTTTAAAATCCTGAGCGTTGAACACTTCCTCAACTGCGGAAGTCTTTTGAGTTTCGCGATCTGTCACCTGGACTTTGATTGAATATGTGCCCGGCTCGAAAGTAAATGCAACCATCGAAAGCCTGGCTTTTTCGGTCGACTTGGTTTCATCAAAAGTTTTAACATCAAAAACGTCGCGATTTGTGTACGTTTCGACGACATTATTGTTTTCATCTACAATTGATAATTCCATGTCATAGCCACTCTGGAACCGTTTTCTGTACTTTATGAATTGTAAGTCACTATAATTAATTTGAATATAGAATTCTGTATAAGTTAGATTGTCAACTCCTTGAAAATTAGAATAATCAATGTAAAATCTTGGGCCTTCCCCAATCGCTTCAAAGGGTGTAGTTGGCGGTGTTGAGTTTTTTGAGGGAGGGGGGGCGGCGAACAAATTTGAAACTAAAAGTGCTGTTGCGAGGAATGGGAATGTTGCTCTCATGGGTGCTCTCCAAAGTTAGAAAACCTTAATACATATAACCGGACTTATTTTTATATATCGGAAGTAACATTTTTTTAATGATACCCCAATTGCAAAAAATGGTGAAAAATATGTAATAATCTCTAAATAGAGAGAATTGGTTGAAGTCAAAAAACTCTCAAAGTAAAATATGAGTGTATTTAGAATCAGCTTTGTTCTTGTTGAAAGTAAGGTTGTAAATTTGGTTTTGATAATAAGTATCGGAGATAGCGGTTTTAATGAGGATGAGGAAAAAAAATAAAGGCATGAAGTTTGGGTAACATTGAATGCTGGAGGGAAGACCTAATGGCTAATGTTGCCCAGAATATTGCAACACCATAATACTTTAAAAATCTAAATATTTTTTCTGACACCCATGAATAATTTTTGTTAATTAAATTAGTAGTAGCTTGCAGCCTGGGGCTATTGGGTCTGGCTGCCTTTGCTACGGACCGTCGCACAAAAGAAATCGGCGTGCGAAAAGTGCTCGGGGGTACAGTGGCGAATGTCACCGCGCTGCTGTCAAAAAATTTCATCAAACTCGTGCTGGTGGCGAACCTCATCGCCTGGCCGGTGGCATGGTTTGCCATGAACAAATGGCTGCAAAATTTCGTCTATCGCATCGAGGTTTCGTGGTGGGTGTTTGCGCTGGCCGGTGGGCTGGCGCTGGTGATTGCGCTGCTGACGGTGAGCACGCAGGCGATCCGGGCGGCGCTGGCGAATCCGGTGGACAGTTTGCGGTATGAGTAGAATGAACCAAAAACTGGCTGGCTAGAAGGTAAGGAGCAGAAAATGAAATCGTTGATTGTTTTTATATTTTTTTTCTTAATGGGTATTTCAAATACTATTGGACAGACGATAAGCACCTCCATTCCAAAAAAAGTCAAGAAATCTGAAAAATACTTATTTTATCTACATGGTGGCATCATACAGGCTCAGGGAATAGATGCAATTAGTCCCTATTGGGGTCGTTATGAATACACCAGCATATTGGATACTTTATCAAGTTATGGATTCAACGTTATCAGTGAAGCAAGACCAAAAGACACGGACGAGTCAGAATATGCTGACAAGATAGCAAAGGAAATAAATCGGAAAGTTTGGGATAAACTCAAGAAAAATGTATTAGAGGAGTAGTTGAAAACAGAAAAACCGATTGTTGTAGATACGAACATCATAATTTCATCACTACTAAACCGAAAGTCTCCCTTCCTCGAACTACTATTAACAAAGAAGCACCAATTCTATATTTGTGAAATGAGCATCATCGAACTTTTTAATAACAAAGAGAGAATTATCAAATTCAGCAAGCTCCAGGAGGACGAACTTACAAAAGTCTTTCACATCTTACTCAAAAATCTGAATCTGTTCAAAGAGAACTTAATTGAAAAGCCAAATTGGCAGAAAGCCTATCAGTTGTGCAAAGACATTGACGAAACCGACACCCCGTTTGTTGCTCTTACCTTCGAGCTTGACGGCCTCTTACTAACAGGAGACAAAAAGCTAAAAGCAAAATTAGAAAGAAAGGGATTCGACTCGTTTTATGAGTACGCAAAAACTCGAAAATAAAGGGCGTATTTTAGGTGTCATTTCTATTCTGGCTTATTTTTCTCCAATCGTCTTTGAAGGGAAGGAGCCGCCGCCCTTTGGATCTATTGGCCTGGCGGGCTTCCTGTTCAGCCGTCAAAAATCGTTCATTCAGGCGGAACCGGCGTCTCCACCACAGACTCGACTTCCGAACTCTCCTCTTCCGTGACAACCGTTATCCCTTCTGCAGAGATCGGGTTCCTGCGCATGAACGAGGGCCGGAAGCCAAAATCGATCAAGCGCTCATCGCGGCTGCCAGGCGTATGATTAGGAAGAAATTATCCAATAGCAATTATTCTTTATTTTTTATGTGATATTGTTGACTTTTTTTCTAATTCTAATTAGGTTGAGGC belongs to candidate division KSB1 bacterium and includes:
- a CDS encoding acetoacetate--CoA ligase encodes the protein MSKILWKPSLDFIKSTNMTTFTDWLSNKTGTTFPSYDLLHQWSIDNLEDFWESFAEFTDIKVSQDHTHVLDTHKMPGAKWFSGMRLNFSENIFARNFKGTAILYCVENDSFRDEITFDELRKLVARCARGLKEAGISTGDKVAGYIANVPEAIVACLACASIGAVWSSASPDFGLNAICDRFQQVKPKLIFTTTHYQYSGKIFRTDNVVKQLKAKIPSIQTIVSIPYPVGEANLLGDKSWQEFLGAEDDPELEFAQLPFDHPLYILFSSGTTGAPKCIVHGAGGTLIQHRKELQLHSNLTVKDSLLFFTTCGWMMWNWQLSALSLGTKICLYDGNPGYPDLTAIWQFVNEKKISHFGTSGRFIESCMKSRPKIQPRQLGELPALSTILYTGSPLSKNGFRWIYDRVKQDVHLAGISGGTDIVSCFILGNPNLPVFPGEIQCKGLGVDLAALNENGESVFGQPGELVCRQSMPSMPIYFLNDPDGAKYKSAYFDVYPGLWRHGDYVEFTQNGGVIVHGRSDATLNPGGVRIGSAEIYSALDHFSQISGAVVVGWTPSGEVDEVVTLFVVLQTGKTLNDELEKKIRQVIRKEESPRHVPKHIFQISGVPVTRSGKTVELSVKAVLAGKDVKNRTALANPEVLEEIEKIRETLSGFYSA
- a CDS encoding PIN domain-containing protein; the protein is MKTEKPIVVDTNIIISSLLNRKSPFLELLLTKKHQFYICEMSIIELFNNKERIIKFSKLQEDELTKVFHILLKNLNLFKENLIEKPNWQKAYQLCKDIDETDTPFVALTFELDGLLLTGDKKLKAKLERKGFDSFYEYAKTRK